The Fundidesulfovibrio putealis DSM 16056 genome includes a window with the following:
- a CDS encoding hemolysin family protein: protein MFELILAVAIALVMSSFCSLSEAVLYSLRWSWIERMRAEGKRSGEIMYQMRMNIEKPITAILTVNTLAATAGAAVSGALVVQVLGEESVGYFTAAFSVIILVFGEILPKTIGVVYARSLGPVLAGPLKIMVVLLTPLIWASGFLTKLVKPKSKGPEASEEDIRAVVSLSSRAGKINAMEERSISNILALDTKSVHQIMTPRTVVFSLPADMTVLEAKEENQLWPHSRVPVYEADDPENIVGIVFRRQVFEALANDQHGVKLAQLMRPVQFVLDTMSLDKALLRFIESRMHLFVVLDEYGGVGGVITLEDVLEEILGKEIVDETDEVADMRELARVQREKLLRGHNPGA from the coding sequence ATGTTTGAACTCATTCTCGCAGTGGCCATAGCCCTGGTCATGTCCTCGTTCTGTTCTCTGAGCGAGGCTGTTCTGTATTCCCTGCGCTGGAGCTGGATCGAACGCATGCGCGCCGAAGGCAAACGCTCCGGCGAGATCATGTACCAGATGCGCATGAACATCGAAAAACCCATCACCGCCATCCTCACTGTGAACACCCTGGCGGCCACGGCAGGCGCAGCCGTCTCCGGCGCGCTGGTGGTGCAGGTTCTGGGCGAAGAGTCCGTGGGCTATTTCACGGCAGCTTTTTCAGTGATAATCCTGGTCTTCGGAGAAATCCTGCCCAAGACCATCGGCGTGGTCTACGCCCGCAGCCTTGGCCCCGTCCTGGCTGGGCCGCTCAAGATCATGGTGGTGCTGCTGACGCCCCTCATCTGGGCCAGCGGCTTCCTGACCAAGCTGGTCAAGCCCAAGTCCAAGGGGCCGGAAGCCTCGGAGGAGGACATCCGGGCCGTGGTCAGCCTGTCCAGCCGCGCGGGCAAGATAAACGCCATGGAGGAGCGCTCCATCTCCAACATCCTGGCCCTGGACACCAAGAGCGTCCATCAGATCATGACGCCGCGCACCGTGGTCTTCTCGCTGCCTGCGGACATGACCGTTCTGGAGGCCAAGGAGGAGAACCAGCTCTGGCCGCACAGCCGGGTTCCCGTCTACGAGGCGGACGACCCGGAGAACATCGTGGGCATAGTCTTTCGCAGGCAGGTGTTCGAGGCCCTGGCCAACGACCAGCACGGCGTGAAGCTTGCCCAGCTCATGCGTCCCGTGCAGTTCGTGCTGGACACAATGTCCCTGGACAAGGCGCTTCTGCGCTTCATCGAATCGCGAATGCACCTGTTCGTGGTGCTGGACGAATACGGCGGAGTGGGAGGCGTCATCACCCTTGAAGACGTGCTGGAAGAGATTTTGGGCAAGGAAATCGTTGACGAGACCGACGAGGTGGCCGATATGCGTGAGCTGGCACGCGTGCAGCGCGAAAAACTGCTTCGCGGGCATAATCCGGGAGCCTGA
- a CDS encoding CcmD family protein encodes MGKEGFLLIANAIVWLGLCGYLVFMATRQKRLERRLKQLETLKDD; translated from the coding sequence ATGGGCAAGGAAGGTTTTCTGCTTATAGCCAACGCGATCGTCTGGCTTGGACTCTGTGGATATCTGGTCTTCATGGCCACGCGCCAGAAGCGTCTGGAACGTCGCTTGAAACAATTGGAAACGCTGAAAGATGACTAG
- a CDS encoding branched-chain amino acid ABC transporter permease, with product MSGKSTALKLLGLGVLLAFPFIPFLSSEYVVHVAVLIMVYAVLAMGLNVLPGFCNLLDLGYVGFYGIGAYTAGILSLNYDMSFWIVVPLAAALGALCGVLRGAPTLRLSGDYFAIVTFGFTELVVLFLTNEIWLTRGPLGMPGIPPIDINLTWLGIDWRYDFLSETPYYYLGLLMVAFVYVVMCRIEDSRLGRAWLAIKEDPLAAASCGINLMVYKSVAFAFSAAVGALAGCFMARWSMFLAPDVFKFWESFLVLCMIVLGGLGNIKGAIVGSIVLIALGEVLRVVLPHFGLPTETRFLAYGLLMILIMRFKPGGFFPAIAATSKKSRLIMDLKARLQTERAG from the coding sequence ATGTCAGGCAAATCGACCGCACTGAAGCTCCTGGGGCTGGGCGTTCTGCTGGCCTTTCCGTTCATTCCGTTCCTCAGCAGCGAATACGTTGTGCACGTGGCCGTGCTCATCATGGTGTACGCCGTGCTGGCCATGGGGCTGAACGTCCTGCCCGGTTTCTGCAACCTTCTGGACCTGGGTTACGTGGGCTTTTACGGCATCGGCGCATACACGGCGGGCATCCTCTCCCTGAACTACGACATGAGCTTCTGGATTGTGGTGCCCCTGGCTGCCGCGCTTGGCGCGCTGTGCGGCGTGCTGCGCGGCGCTCCGACGCTCAGGCTTTCCGGCGACTACTTCGCCATCGTAACATTCGGGTTCACGGAACTCGTGGTGCTGTTTCTCACCAACGAGATCTGGCTCACGCGCGGGCCGCTGGGCATGCCCGGCATCCCGCCCATCGACATCAACCTCACGTGGCTCGGCATCGACTGGCGCTATGATTTCCTGAGCGAGACCCCGTACTACTATCTGGGCCTCCTGATGGTGGCCTTCGTGTACGTGGTCATGTGCCGTATCGAGGATTCTCGCCTGGGCCGCGCCTGGCTGGCCATCAAGGAAGACCCCCTGGCTGCGGCCAGCTGCGGCATCAACCTGATGGTCTACAAGTCGGTGGCCTTCGCGTTCTCGGCCGCCGTGGGCGCGCTGGCGGGTTGCTTCATGGCGCGCTGGTCCATGTTCCTGGCCCCGGACGTGTTCAAGTTCTGGGAATCCTTCCTGGTGCTGTGCATGATCGTGCTGGGCGGACTTGGCAACATCAAGGGCGCAATCGTCGGTTCCATTGTGCTCATCGCCCTGGGCGAGGTGCTGCGCGTTGTGCTGCCTCATTTCGGCCTGCCCACGGAGACGCGCTTTCTGGCCTACGGCCTTCTCATGATTCTCATCATGCGCTTCAAGCCTGGCGGCTTCTTCCCGGCCATCGCCGCCACCAGCAAGAAGAGCAGACTCATTATGGACCTCAAGGCCAGGCTCCAGACGGAGCGGGCAGGGTAG
- a CDS encoding tetratricopeptide repeat protein, with the protein MHPPQANKAVVAVMFLAIAAMFVWSFAYRAQNPSLVSSVESRGGAPGGEGMPGGSAMNQVMEAMSRLQANPDDLGAMEEAAEAFATAEMWDKALAILEKASAKDPNEPHLLNLYGVTLFRLERPAEAAKKFERLLEVEPGNFHAQFNLGAVYKHGLEDAAKARAYFEAVVANPKADPQTKEQARKELSPGS; encoded by the coding sequence ATGCATCCCCCTCAGGCCAACAAGGCCGTTGTCGCCGTCATGTTCCTGGCCATCGCGGCCATGTTTGTCTGGTCCTTCGCCTACAGGGCGCAGAATCCCTCCCTGGTGTCCTCCGTGGAGTCGCGCGGCGGCGCTCCGGGGGGCGAGGGCATGCCGGGCGGAAGCGCCATGAATCAGGTGATGGAGGCCATGTCCAGGCTCCAGGCCAACCCCGACGACCTGGGAGCCATGGAAGAAGCGGCCGAGGCGTTCGCTACGGCGGAAATGTGGGACAAGGCCTTGGCCATTCTGGAAAAGGCCTCCGCAAAGGACCCGAACGAGCCGCACCTGCTGAACCTCTACGGCGTGACGCTCTTCCGTCTGGAACGACCCGCTGAGGCCGCCAAAAAGTTCGAGCGTCTGCTGGAGGTCGAGCCGGGCAACTTCCACGCCCAGTTCAACCTCGGGGCCGTCTACAAACACGGCCTGGAGGACGCGGCCAAGGCCAGGGCCTATTTCGAGGCTGTGGTTGCCAACCCCAAGGCTGACCCGCAGACCAAGGAACAGGCCCGTAAGGAATTGTCGCCGGGTTCGTAA
- a CDS encoding heme lyase CcmF/NrfE family subunit, producing MHFTAHWALLLSLVGTLVVAGMAAWQLWNRETGKAAWFEAAQSVLFSVLTAVSVVLFVALIKHDFSYEYVFSYTDRVLPLFYAVTAFWAGQAGSLLFWAWMTALFGVCFSMTKGYANLSDQTKTWFWLFFLATEAFFLLLLTGPSNPFLKLVPVPADGKGLNPLLQNPGMIFHPPLLFLGYAGFAVPGCVALAAWISGEQTSWLKSTRGIAIFSWIMLTAGIVLGCWWAYMELGWGGYWAWDPVENASLIPWFSATAFIHTAVIETRRGALQRTNVMLMALTMLLCFFATYLVRSGVIESLHAFGEGGVSRPLLTYILTGLGLTLLVAVIGKPVRASRPMSGLVSLPGMLAALAVLLMACALVVFLGTMWPVISKLWSVSTVGLDANFYNRVCNPLFVMVGLILAFCPWLSWKEGVREPRWAMVALGVMVASAAAFYAMGYQKPVPLVGMASGVSSLVSLALLLSTSKASRNLKGGLGAWLLHAGLAMVLVGVAFSGPYQESKEAVVSPGETVELGSYRLTYVDLQELSNERFSGGQARIVVSRNGQTLGEMTPERRIYRNFPQPFAEVSVIPSLGEELYSTLLAFSPDKSASIKVSINPLVNWFWIGGTLMCLAGFLCLGRSQGREE from the coding sequence ATGCATTTCACCGCCCATTGGGCGCTTCTATTGTCTTTGGTCGGCACGCTGGTCGTGGCCGGGATGGCCGCCTGGCAGCTCTGGAACCGCGAAACCGGCAAGGCCGCCTGGTTCGAGGCCGCGCAGAGCGTGCTGTTCTCCGTGCTCACGGCAGTGTCCGTGGTCCTGTTCGTGGCTCTCATCAAGCACGATTTCTCCTATGAGTACGTGTTCAGCTACACCGACCGCGTGCTGCCGCTCTTCTATGCCGTCACGGCTTTCTGGGCCGGGCAGGCCGGGTCGCTGCTGTTCTGGGCCTGGATGACCGCGCTTTTCGGCGTGTGTTTTTCCATGACCAAGGGCTACGCGAACCTGTCCGACCAGACCAAGACCTGGTTCTGGCTGTTCTTCCTGGCGACCGAGGCCTTCTTCCTGCTGCTGCTCACCGGGCCGAGCAACCCCTTCCTGAAGCTCGTGCCCGTGCCCGCCGACGGCAAGGGGCTGAACCCGCTGCTCCAGAACCCCGGCATGATCTTCCATCCGCCGCTCCTGTTCCTGGGCTACGCGGGCTTCGCCGTTCCCGGCTGCGTGGCCCTGGCCGCCTGGATTTCCGGCGAGCAGACCTCCTGGCTGAAAAGCACGCGGGGCATCGCCATCTTCTCCTGGATCATGCTCACTGCGGGCATCGTCCTGGGCTGCTGGTGGGCCTACATGGAACTGGGCTGGGGCGGCTACTGGGCCTGGGACCCGGTGGAGAACGCCTCGCTCATCCCCTGGTTCTCGGCCACGGCCTTCATCCACACGGCGGTCATCGAAACCCGCCGGGGGGCCTTGCAGCGCACCAACGTGATGCTGATGGCCCTGACCATGCTCCTGTGCTTCTTCGCGACCTATCTGGTACGCAGCGGCGTCATCGAGTCCCTGCACGCCTTCGGCGAGGGCGGCGTGAGCCGGCCGCTTCTGACCTACATTCTCACGGGCCTGGGCCTGACGCTTCTGGTGGCTGTGATCGGCAAGCCCGTACGGGCCTCGCGCCCCATGTCCGGGCTGGTGTCCCTGCCGGGCATGCTGGCCGCACTGGCCGTGCTGCTCATGGCCTGCGCGCTGGTGGTGTTTTTAGGCACCATGTGGCCGGTGATCTCCAAGCTGTGGAGCGTAAGCACCGTGGGCCTGGACGCCAACTTCTACAACCGCGTGTGCAACCCGCTCTTCGTGATGGTGGGCCTGATCCTGGCGTTCTGCCCCTGGCTCAGCTGGAAGGAAGGCGTGCGCGAGCCGCGCTGGGCCATGGTGGCGCTCGGCGTCATGGTCGCCAGCGCCGCAGCGTTCTACGCCATGGGATACCAGAAGCCCGTGCCGCTGGTGGGCATGGCCTCGGGTGTCTCCTCGCTGGTCAGCCTGGCCCTGCTGCTGTCCACTTCCAAGGCGTCCCGCAATCTGAAGGGAGGGCTGGGCGCGTGGCTTCTGCACGCCGGACTGGCCATGGTGCTGGTGGGCGTCGCGTTTTCGGGGCCATACCAGGAGTCCAAGGAAGCCGTGGTATCTCCCGGGGAAACCGTGGAGCTTGGCTCCTACCGCCTGACCTATGTTGATCTTCAGGAACTCTCCAACGAGCGTTTTTCGGGCGGGCAGGCCAGGATCGTGGTCAGCAGGAACGGCCAGACCCTGGGCGAGATGACCCCGGAGCGCCGCATCTACCGCAACTTCCCCCAGCCCTTCGCCGAAGTGTCGGTCATCCCGTCCCTTGGCGAGGAGCTGTATTCCACTCTGCTGGCCTTCAGTCCGGACAAGAGCGCCAGCATCAAGGTGAGCATCAACCCGCTGGTGAACTGGTTCTGGATCGGCGGCACGCTCATGTGTCTGGCGGGCTTTCTCTGCCTGGGCCGCTCCCAGGGGCGCGAGGAGTAG
- a CDS encoding cytochrome c maturation protein CcmE has translation MAGSSKTGVYAAALVLFLGGLGWLIYSGLDEGSAYFLNVSEALAAKPEQLGKARLFGTVAEEGISPAPGGLGVSFTLLDKDDQGKTLHVEYKGAVPDTFKAGVEVIVEGGLNPSKGVFGATTLMTKCPSKYQKENRKDIRG, from the coding sequence ATGGCGGGCAGCAGCAAGACGGGCGTTTATGCGGCGGCGCTGGTCCTCTTTCTCGGGGGGCTGGGCTGGCTGATCTATTCGGGCCTGGACGAAGGCTCGGCCTATTTTCTCAACGTGAGCGAGGCCCTGGCCGCCAAGCCGGAGCAGCTGGGCAAGGCCCGGCTCTTCGGAACCGTGGCGGAAGAGGGCATCTCCCCTGCGCCTGGCGGGCTTGGCGTCAGCTTCACGCTGCTGGACAAGGACGACCAAGGCAAAACCCTGCACGTCGAGTACAAGGGCGCGGTGCCCGACACCTTCAAGGCAGGGGTCGAAGTCATCGTCGAGGGCGGCCTGAACCCTTCCAAGGGGGTTTTCGGAGCCACCACCCTTATGACCAAATGTCCTTCCAAATATCAGAAAGAAAACCGCAAAGACATCCGGGGCTGA
- a CDS encoding branched-chain amino acid ABC transporter permease: MFEQQLFNGLTLGLIYALIAVGYTMVYGVIELINFAHGEVYMFGAFLCVTFINSLGVPLFPAMVLAMALCALMGVSIDHIAYKPLRKAPRLAALITAIGVSIFLQNIAMIIWGSRPAPFPRAAVPQYFSEQAFTLGSVSVSGLQLFIYVLTTAMMIGLTLIINKTKVGTAMRALAQNATAAALMGINVNRVIAFTFALGSSLGAAAGILVAMYYNTMSATMGYNAGVKAFAAAVLGGIGSVPGAMLGGVVLGVAETLGAGYVSSQYRDGLGYAVMIAVILLRPSGLLGKSVGQKA; this comes from the coding sequence GTGTTTGAACAACAACTATTCAATGGGTTGACCCTGGGCCTCATCTACGCGCTCATAGCCGTGGGCTACACCATGGTCTATGGCGTCATCGAACTGATCAACTTCGCCCACGGCGAGGTGTACATGTTCGGTGCGTTCCTGTGCGTAACATTCATCAATTCCCTTGGTGTACCGCTGTTTCCGGCCATGGTCCTGGCTATGGCGCTCTGCGCGCTGATGGGCGTCTCCATCGACCACATCGCGTACAAGCCTTTGCGCAAGGCCCCGCGTCTTGCGGCGCTCATCACGGCCATCGGCGTCTCCATCTTTCTGCAGAACATCGCCATGATCATCTGGGGATCGCGCCCGGCTCCCTTTCCCCGCGCCGCCGTACCCCAGTATTTCAGCGAGCAGGCGTTTACCCTCGGCTCGGTCAGCGTCTCCGGTCTGCAACTTTTCATTTATGTTTTGACCACCGCCATGATGATCGGGCTGACCCTCATCATCAACAAGACCAAGGTCGGAACCGCCATGCGCGCCCTGGCCCAGAACGCCACGGCTGCTGCGCTCATGGGCATCAACGTCAACCGGGTCATCGCCTTCACCTTCGCCCTGGGCTCGAGCCTCGGCGCGGCAGCGGGCATTCTGGTCGCCATGTACTACAACACCATGAGCGCCACCATGGGCTACAACGCGGGAGTCAAGGCCTTTGCGGCGGCGGTGCTCGGCGGCATCGGCTCCGTGCCCGGAGCCATGCTCGGCGGCGTGGTGCTCGGCGTGGCCGAGACGCTGGGCGCGGGCTACGTGTCTTCGCAATACCGTGACGGCCTGGGCTATGCGGTCATGATCGCGGTCATCTTGCTGAGGCCCTCGGGCCTTCTCGGCAAGAGCGTGGGCCAGAAGGCATAA
- a CDS encoding heme exporter protein CcmB encodes MLSASLKIAGKDLRLCLRGAQGLAQTALLGLLIIFVFSLSRKPGEEVPALAAAAIFWLSTLFSQVLVFSGLYALEEGNGARMGLAMAPIAPQAVWLGKALAGLTLVLACQLVFGVAVAAFLGQSVSGSMPLALGCVVVVDVGLVALGSLMGALASGKTSRESLLTVIFFPLIIPVLLAGIRVLEGVILGGEGLDSSLDWLGLAGAFAAVFSAAALVLFPFIYTGEE; translated from the coding sequence GTGCTGAGCGCATCCCTGAAAATTGCCGGAAAGGACCTGCGCCTGTGCCTGCGCGGCGCGCAGGGGCTGGCCCAGACGGCCCTCCTGGGGCTGCTCATCATCTTCGTGTTCAGCCTCTCGCGCAAACCCGGCGAGGAAGTGCCTGCCCTGGCCGCCGCCGCCATCTTCTGGCTGTCCACGCTGTTTTCCCAGGTGTTGGTCTTCAGCGGTCTGTACGCCCTGGAAGAGGGCAACGGCGCGCGCATGGGACTGGCCATGGCCCCCATCGCGCCGCAGGCCGTGTGGCTGGGAAAGGCCCTGGCCGGGCTCACCCTGGTGCTGGCCTGCCAGCTTGTTTTTGGCGTGGCGGTCGCAGCCTTTTTGGGGCAGAGTGTGTCTGGTTCGATGCCCCTGGCCCTTGGCTGCGTGGTGGTCGTGGACGTAGGCCTCGTTGCGCTCGGGTCGCTCATGGGCGCGCTGGCTTCAGGCAAGACTTCGCGCGAGTCGCTCCTGACCGTGATCTTTTTCCCGCTCATCATTCCGGTGCTGCTGGCAGGAATCCGGGTGCTGGAAGGGGTCATCCTCGGCGGCGAGGGCCTGGATTCGAGCCTGGACTGGCTCGGGCTGGCCGGGGCATTCGCGGCGGTGTTTTCCGCTGCCGCGCTGGTTCTTTTTCCGTTCATCTACACAGGCGAGGAATAG
- a CDS encoding ABC transporter substrate-binding protein, translated as MKFKRGLVMALAMAAFLAVGSLAMAADVIKIAVPSPFTGSAAGYGDNVKAGVSMKVDEINAKGGVNGVKVEAVYFDEQCDPKEAATVGTKIAGDKDLVAIVGHLCSGAHLAALPNYVRIGVAALSPTATNVTISDKGKDSKGLYWSFRNVYLDDFQGVFLADYMSKVLGLKKVAVFYENNDYGIGLKDAFLKQAKAIGLTVVGEEAYMKGATDFTPQLTKLKGAAPDALFISGYYSEAALISDQAKKLGMNVPKFGADGMDNADYIKLGGPAADNTYLTTPFLAETAGPDAKAFIDAYKAKFKRDVDWMSANAYDAAGMILEAVSKVGADRAKIREYLASINTKEKAYKGITGLTYFNEKGDCVKPAYVKMVKNGQFVPAEKQMTN; from the coding sequence ATGAAGTTCAAACGTGGTCTGGTCATGGCTCTCGCCATGGCCGCATTCCTGGCTGTCGGCAGTCTGGCCATGGCGGCTGACGTCATCAAGATCGCCGTTCCTTCCCCCTTCACCGGCTCCGCCGCCGGTTACGGCGACAACGTCAAGGCCGGCGTGAGCATGAAGGTTGACGAGATCAACGCCAAGGGCGGCGTGAACGGCGTGAAGGTCGAAGCCGTGTACTTCGACGAACAATGCGATCCCAAGGAAGCCGCCACCGTGGGTACCAAGATCGCCGGCGACAAGGACCTCGTGGCCATCGTGGGCCACCTGTGTTCCGGCGCCCACCTGGCCGCGCTGCCCAACTATGTGCGTATCGGCGTCGCCGCCCTGTCCCCCACCGCCACCAACGTGACCATCTCCGACAAGGGCAAGGATTCCAAGGGCCTGTACTGGAGCTTCCGCAACGTGTACCTGGACGACTTCCAGGGCGTCTTCCTGGCCGATTACATGTCCAAGGTCCTGGGCCTGAAGAAAGTGGCCGTGTTCTATGAGAACAACGACTATGGCATCGGCCTGAAGGACGCCTTCCTGAAGCAGGCCAAGGCCATTGGCCTCACCGTGGTCGGCGAGGAAGCCTACATGAAGGGCGCCACCGACTTCACCCCCCAGCTGACCAAGCTGAAGGGCGCTGCTCCCGATGCGCTGTTCATCTCCGGCTACTACTCCGAGGCCGCCCTCATTTCCGACCAGGCCAAGAAGCTTGGCATGAACGTGCCCAAGTTCGGCGCGGACGGCATGGACAACGCCGACTACATCAAGCTGGGCGGACCTGCTGCCGACAACACCTACCTTACCACCCCGTTCCTGGCCGAGACCGCCGGTCCCGACGCCAAGGCCTTCATCGACGCCTACAAGGCCAAGTTCAAGCGTGATGTTGACTGGATGAGCGCCAACGCGTATGACGCCGCCGGTATGATCCTTGAGGCCGTCTCCAAGGTCGGCGCCGACCGCGCCAAGATCCGCGAGTACCTGGCCTCCATCAACACCAAGGAAAAAGCCTACAAGGGCATCACCGGCCTGACCTACTTCAACGAGAAGGGCGACTGCGTGAAGCCTGCCTACGTGAAGATGGTCAAGAACGGCCAGTTCGTCCCCGCCGAAAAGCAGATGACGAACTAG
- the ccsA gene encoding cytochrome c biogenesis protein CcsA, with product MTAVLAALAAVALCVAQWFIWVYAPVEQSMGVVQKIFYIHLPLAWWALGSFFVVFVASVLMLVKKDNRWDRLAGASCELGVLFSGLALITGSLWGKPIWNVWWTWDPRLTTTLIMWFVYSAYLILRQSGAGGERGPVVRAALGVVAFLDVPLVFYSARKWRSIHPTVFGSQGGGLEPEMLTTILVSIAAVGLFWAALLSLRSRQLGQGAALRHVFLHQTR from the coding sequence ATGACAGCCGTGCTGGCCGCCCTGGCGGCCGTGGCCCTCTGCGTGGCCCAATGGTTCATCTGGGTGTACGCCCCCGTGGAGCAGTCCATGGGAGTGGTGCAGAAGATTTTCTACATCCACCTGCCCCTGGCCTGGTGGGCTCTGGGAAGCTTTTTCGTGGTGTTCGTGGCCTCGGTCCTCATGCTGGTCAAGAAGGACAACCGCTGGGACCGCCTGGCCGGAGCCTCCTGCGAGCTGGGGGTGCTGTTTTCCGGCTTGGCTCTCATCACCGGTTCCCTGTGGGGCAAGCCCATCTGGAACGTCTGGTGGACCTGGGACCCGCGCCTGACCACCACGCTCATCATGTGGTTCGTCTACAGCGCCTACCTCATCCTTCGCCAGAGCGGGGCAGGGGGCGAACGCGGCCCTGTTGTGCGCGCGGCGCTCGGCGTGGTGGCCTTTCTGGACGTTCCCCTGGTGTTTTATTCAGCGCGCAAATGGCGCTCCATCCACCCCACGGTGTTCGGCTCCCAGGGGGGCGGACTGGAGCCGGAGATGCTCACGACCATACTTGTGAGCATCGCGGCGGTAGGACTTTTCTGGGCGGCGCTTCTGTCGCTCAGATCGCGCCAGCTCGGCCAGGGCGCGGCTCTCAGACACGTGTTTCTTCACCAGACGAGGTAA
- a CDS encoding substrate-binding domain-containing protein — translation MRPLFLIAAVLCCLGASPAMAQKNLFAGLSGELRIVGSDVGLVAFREAADKIMADNPGISVQFALTGSGTGLRRIRQRQADICLFDRDPALISTAGAPLASAAYGVDPVAVVVNPVNTVGPLSADQLKQVFSAKVRFWNALGGGDYPVMPIYIEASETEGKPDTRPGNVSVSSQPAMRFTLARNKETIGCISLRDLDASLKPVAVDGVLPQMQAFKEGRYRVYALMYAVTEQTPSRLAKAFLDYMVGPEGQALLVKTGYLPLADKPSWESILPVGNPDKLAGGS, via the coding sequence ATGAGGCCGCTTTTCCTGATCGCCGCCGTGTTGTGCTGCCTGGGCGCATCCCCCGCCATGGCCCAGAAGAACCTGTTTGCCGGGCTTTCGGGCGAGCTGCGCATCGTGGGCTCGGATGTGGGGCTGGTGGCATTCCGCGAAGCCGCAGACAAAATAATGGCCGACAATCCGGGCATCTCCGTGCAGTTCGCCCTGACCGGCTCGGGAACTGGCTTGCGCCGCATCCGCCAGCGCCAGGCGGACATCTGCCTCTTCGACCGCGACCCGGCCCTGATCTCCACAGCCGGAGCGCCGCTTGCGTCCGCGGCCTACGGCGTGGACCCGGTGGCAGTGGTGGTGAATCCCGTGAACACGGTGGGTCCTCTCAGCGCCGATCAGCTCAAGCAGGTGTTCTCCGCCAAGGTCAGGTTCTGGAACGCCCTGGGCGGCGGCGACTATCCCGTCATGCCCATCTACATCGAAGCCTCGGAAACCGAAGGCAAACCCGACACCAGGCCGGGCAACGTCAGCGTCTCCAGCCAGCCCGCCATGCGCTTCACCCTGGCGCGCAACAAGGAGACCATCGGCTGCATCAGCCTGCGTGATCTTGACGCGAGCCTCAAACCCGTGGCCGTTGACGGCGTGCTGCCGCAGATGCAGGCCTTCAAGGAAGGCCGCTACAGGGTCTATGCACTCATGTATGCCGTCACCGAGCAGACTCCCTCGCGTCTCGCCAAGGCGTTCCTGGACTACATGGTCGGCCCTGAAGGCCAGGCTCTGCTGGTAAAGACCGGCTACCTCCCCCTGGCCGACAAGCCCTCCTGGGAGAGCATACTGCCCGTGGGCAACCCGGACAAACTGGCGGGGGGCTCATGA
- a CDS encoding alginate O-acetyltransferase AlgX-related protein, with protein sequence MNHVFSGRRIVAAWCSALFCLAICFPVTAQLLSLAPHGKLAEATSSPFPEVAWTLPSLKAAGKSLASGWLDKNFPFRSTLIRWYNYSSATLFGSMSANSPVVVGKDGWLYLARDRSIDVLEEHRAVKPLTEEQLAHLAAVYEERRAWLAERGIRYLVVVAPNKDTIYPEYLPDAFKQVGERSRMDQVMAYLEAKSSLNVLDLRGVLLEAKKSAQVFYSTDSHWNANGAFPSYQAVIERLAKDFPGLKPMPASNFFPQGFTFLGGDLSYMVGIEELITEQKFFMMPKTPLSARGVSTGIFKPGYTQAAQASAMEDKSLPKALFFHDSYFWEILGFLGEHFSRAVYVWVKPGLGGKQSLFDKELIEAEKPDVVVEEIAERFFIPVAVKAATVGEGAQ encoded by the coding sequence GTGAATCATGTCTTTTCGGGGCGGCGGATCGTCGCTGCCTGGTGTTCGGCCCTGTTCTGTCTGGCCATTTGCTTTCCGGTGACGGCGCAGCTTCTTTCGCTTGCGCCTCATGGCAAGCTGGCCGAAGCCACCAGCTCCCCCTTTCCCGAGGTGGCCTGGACCCTGCCGTCCCTGAAGGCTGCGGGAAAATCCCTTGCGTCCGGCTGGCTGGACAAGAACTTTCCTTTCCGAAGCACGCTCATCCGCTGGTACAACTACTCCTCCGCCACGTTGTTCGGCTCCATGTCTGCCAACTCGCCCGTAGTGGTGGGCAAGGACGGCTGGCTGTATCTGGCGCGCGACCGCTCCATCGACGTGCTGGAGGAGCACCGCGCCGTGAAGCCCCTCACGGAGGAGCAGCTTGCCCATCTGGCCGCCGTCTACGAAGAGCGCCGCGCCTGGCTGGCCGAGCGCGGCATCCGCTACCTGGTGGTGGTGGCCCCCAACAAGGACACCATCTATCCCGAGTATCTGCCCGACGCCTTCAAGCAGGTTGGCGAGCGCTCGCGCATGGATCAAGTGATGGCCTATCTGGAGGCTAAATCCTCCCTGAACGTCCTGGACCTGCGCGGCGTCCTGTTGGAGGCCAAGAAAAGCGCGCAGGTGTTCTACTCCACGGACAGCCACTGGAACGCAAACGGGGCTTTCCCCTCCTACCAGGCTGTCATCGAGCGGCTGGCCAAGGATTTCCCGGGGCTCAAGCCCATGCCGGCATCCAATTTCTTCCCTCAGGGCTTCACCTTCCTGGGCGGAGACCTTTCCTACATGGTGGGCATCGAGGAGCTTATCACCGAACAGAAGTTCTTCATGATGCCAAAGACCCCCCTGAGCGCCAGGGGCGTGAGCACCGGCATATTCAAGCCCGGATACACCCAGGCCGCCCAGGCCTCGGCCATGGAGGACAAGAGTCTGCCCAAGGCCCTGTTCTTCCACGATTCCTACTTCTGGGAGATACTGGGCTTCTTGGGGGAACATTTCAGCAGGGCGGTGTACGTGTGGGTGAAGCCTGGGCTCGGGGGCAAGCAGAGCCTGTTCGACAAGGAACTCATCGAGGCTGAAAAGCCCGACGTGGTGGTGGAGGAGATCGCCGAACGCTTCTTCATTCCCGTGGCCGTCAAGGCGGCCACGGTCGGGGAGGGCGCACAATGA